CCACACGCCACCACCACCCCGTCCGGCTCCACCGCCAACACCTCACCCGGAACACCCCGCCCCTCAACCACAACCGCCCGCCAGATCTTCACCATGCACCCCTCCCGCCGACCCGCCTCCGCGGCCCCCTTCCCGGCGCCCTCTTCCGAACCTTCCGCCCGGCCCACCGGCCGCCACCACGTAAAGGCCCCCGGCCACGGATCAAACGCACGAATCCGCCGTTCGATTTCCACCGCCGAGAGGTTCCAATCAATCCGTCCGTGTTCCTTCCGCAGCCGTGGCGCGTAGGAAACCCCTTCCACAGGTTGCGGCCGGGGCACCAGCCTCCCGCCCAAATAATCCGGCAGCGATTCCACCAGCGAATCCGCCGCCAACTCCGCCAACCGATCATGCAACCGACCCGCCGTCTCATCCGGCCCGATTGCAACGGCGCGCTGCGCAAGGATCGGCCCCGTGTCCATCCCCTCGTCCATCAGCATCAGCGTCACACCTGTCATGGTCTCCCCGTGCACCAGCGCCCATTGAATCGGCGCCGCTCCGCGGTACTTGGGCAACAACGACGCATGAAGGTTTACACAACCATGCCGCGGCAGTCCCAACACGGCCGGCGGCAGGATCTGACCAAACGCCATCACCACGATCAGGTCCGGATCCCAACCGCGCAGCGCCTCGACAAAACCGGGATCCCGAACCCGTTCCGGTTGCAACACCGGGATGCCCCGAGCCACCGCCAACTGCTTCACCGGCGATGCCTGCAAACGCAGGTGCCGACCCGCAGGGCGGTCCGGCTGCGTCACCACACCCACAACCTCCGCCACGGGCCAGTCCAACAACCGGGCCAGACTCGGACAGGCAATCGCCGCCGTCCCCATGTACACACAGCGCACCCGTTTCACCCCGCCCAAACAAAGCCAAATCCGTCCGAACGAAAAGTGCAAACACCCCGACCCCCATCCCGCACAACACCGATCCCGCTCCGTCCATCGCTCAAACGGGCAGGAACCAATCCCCCACACCACTGCAAGCATCCCCGCACGCCTCACCCACCCATTCCCCCCACCTCCGCGCACGCCCTTTTTCCGGCCCGCCGCCGCACAAATTTTGTTTGAGCGTTAAGAAAAGCGGTCTAGCATGACGTCAGCGTGCAGCTCACTCTTCCGGCGGATCGTCCGGATGACCCTTCCATGACGGGAGCGTCCTCCAGCCATTGCACGGGTCTGGCCACCCCCGGTCCGGGGACATCCGGCCGCAAGCAACCGCCGGCGGACTGCACAGGACAAACAGGACATGACGGTCACATGGCAGACGGCATGAACGAGGACAGCGGCGTCAGCGCAACCAGCCTCGGCCTGAGCGAGGTGTTCCGCGATTGCCTCCCCTGCGGACTGCTCGCAGTCAGTCCGGAGGGCCGCATCGCATGGCTCAACGCCGCCGCCGCCCGCCTGCTCGGTGCGCCGGCCGAAGCATGGACCGACCGGCCCCTGGCCGACCTGCCCGCCGGCCTGCGCGATTTTCTCCTCCGCGCACCGGTCACGACCGAGGAAGAGGTACGCTGGGAAATCCCCGGCCGCGGCCGGTTCCTCTGCCAGCTCTGTTCCCTGGGCGAAATCCCCGCAGCCCAACCCGGTCTGCGCTGGTTCACCCTCCATGACCTCCGGCCCATGGACCAGGTCGAACGCGAACTGGTGCGCATGGACCGCCTGGCCAACATCGGCACACTCGCCGCCAGCGTGGCCCACGAAATCAAAAACGCCCTCGTCGCCGTCAAAACCTACGTGGAGCTCGCTCAATCGGGTGAACCCGCACCGGAACTGGGCCAGGTGGCATTGCGCGAGCTCAAGCGGATCGAAACCATCGTGCTCCAAATGCTCCGGTTCACCGGCCTGCCCCGGCAGCAGACCGGCCAAGTACGACTCCGTGAAATCCTGGAACACGCCCTGCGCCTGGTCCAGGAACCCCTCCGCCTCAAGTCCATTCGCCTGGAACGCCGTTACCAGACCGAGGACGACCGCGTAATCGGCAACGAGTACCAGCTCGAACAGGCCTTCGTGAACCTCCTGATCAACGCCATCGAATCCATGACCTCCGGAGGCACCCTCACCCTCGAGGTGGTCAGGGAAAACCCCGACGAGCCCGCCGAAGCCCTCCGCGAGGGCGGTCGCCCGCCAAGACTCCGCGTCACCGTGGCCGACACCGGCTCCGGCATCGCCCCGGAAGACCTGCCCCGTGTGTTCGAGCCCTTTTTCACCACCAAACGCGACGGCACCGGCCTGGGCCTGGCCATCACACGCCGAATCTTCGAAGAACATCAGGCCGCCATCAGCGTGGAAAGCCGCCTCCACCACGGCACCGCATTCCACATCCTTTTCCCACCCGCAGCCCAAACCTGAATCCAGCATGCCGCCGGTCGGATCCTCCCACCTGCCCGAGAACGCCTCTCTCCTCCGACTGGCCCTGGCCAGCGACATCCATTTCGCCGGCCCCATCGAGCAGGCACGCGGCGAGGACACCGACCTCCTCCGCATCCCCAACCCGATCCAACGCACCGCCCTCCGCTGTTGGCGCCACTTGTTCTGGATGCGTCACCCCCTCGGCAACAACAGTCTCCTCCCCACCTTCCTCCACCAGGCACAAGACCATGGCTGCACCCACGCCGTCATCAACGGCGATTACGCAGCCGACACCGCCAGCCTCGGCCTGAGCGACCCCGGTACGTTCGAAAGTGCCCGCCTCTGCCTGGACCTGCTCCACCAGGCATTCCCCAACCGTCTCCGGCTCGTCCTGGGCGACCACGAACTGGGCAAACTCAGCTTCTTCGGCCACTACGGCGGGCTGCGCCTGGAAAGCTGGCACCGCGCCACCCGAGACCTCCAAATCCAACCCCTGTGGACCTGGAACATCGGCGCTTACCGGCTCATCGCCGTCACTTCCACCCTCGTAGCCCTCCCCTTGTTCGCCAGGGACATGCTGCCCGCCGAACAGGCCGACTGGGAAATGCTCCGCGCCGAACACCTCAACGCCATCAGCCGCGCCTTCGAACAAACCGATACCCGCCAACGCATCCTCCTTTTCTGCCACGACCCCTCCGCCCTTCCGTTCCTCGACACCCTCCCGGCCGTCCGCCAACGCCTGCCGCAACTCGAACTGACCGTCATCGGCCACCTCCACTCCGAATGGATCCTCTGGAAAAGCCACGTCCTGGCCGGCATGCCCCGAATCCCGTGGCTCGGCTCCAGCATCGAACGCATGAGCGCCGCACTCCGCAACGCCCGCACCTGGCAGCGGTTCCGCGTCCGTCTCTGCCCCTCCCTGGCCGGTATCCAGATCGAGCGTGGCGGCGGATGGGTCCTGCTCGAACTCGACCCTTCCGGCAGCACACCCTGCCGTTGGAACCGTCACCGACTCCAACGCCCCAAACCCAGCACCCCGGCCCGTCCCTGACGGCCTTCTAAAACATCCCGACCCACCTCGCGGGCCTCCATCCCCGGATCGGACCAATCGGGCGCCGCCCCTGCTTACTCCCTCCCGCGCAAACGCCATCCATCCCCCGCTCGTATCCGCCAGCGATCCTCATACAGTCCAATCCGATCGAAAGGAATGTGATCCACACCCAGGCGCCGCGCCGCCACACCGTCCCACCGCAAACGACCGTCCGGTCCCTCGGGAAACGCCACCTCCGCAGGGTATTCCCGGTTCCCCTCCACCCGCACCGCCGCCGGTGCACGCAACAACAAGCGCCCGCAGCGCACCGTCACATTGCTGCGAATCAGGTTCAGGTCTGCATCTTCCTCCAGCCGCACCAGCTCCGGATACCGTTGCACATACAGCGACCGGTCCACCGCCGCCGCATGCCACGCGTTGCTGGCAAACCGGCGCCAGCGCTCCGCACCCCAGGGCGTAAAACTCACCGCCACCGGCGTGTCCACAAACAAATTGGCCTCCACCCGATTGTCCTTGCCGCCATGGATCTGAACCCCGCCGAAATGCGTGTCCGCCGGACCACAACGCTGAAACACATTTCCGTACACCCACACGCCGCTGATCGCATCGTCCAATCGAATCCCGGCACGCATCCTGAGGGCCTTCATGTCCTCCTGATCCGGCCCCAGGTGATGAAAGTAGTTGAAGCGAAATACATTGCCCCGAAACGTGGGGTCCCCCCACATGTCCACCCCACCCTGATCGTCCGATTCCAACACCACCCGAAACACCTCGTTCAGCTCCACCACATGGTCGTTGCCACCAACACGCAACGCGCTGCTGGCCAGGTCATGAAACTGGTTGTGCCGGATCCGATGCCCCACGCCATCCACCCCAATCCCCGGCGTGTAAGTGCGGTCCACCCGCGACAGATGACCAAACCGACAATTCTCCACCCGATGTCCGCCGGGCTCCAGCCGCCGCCGGTCGCCCCCCGACAACAAAATCCCTCCCCGGCCCAGAAACTCAAAATCGCACGAAACCACGGCGTGACCCACCCCACCCCGGATCTCCAACCCGTTCCCGCCGAGGTTCCGCCACAG
Above is a window of Limisphaera ngatamarikiensis DNA encoding:
- a CDS encoding right-handed parallel beta-helix repeat-containing protein translates to MDGVGHRIRHNQFHDLASSALRVGGNDHVVELNEVFRVVLESDDQGGVDMWGDPTFRGNVFRFNYFHHLGPDQEDMKALRMRAGIRLDDAISGVWVYGNVFQRCGPADTHFGGVQIHGGKDNRVEANLFVDTPVAVSFTPWGAERWRRFASNAWHAAAVDRSLYVQRYPELVRLEEDADLNLIRSNVTVRCGRLLLRAPAAVRVEGNREYPAEVAFPEGPDGRLRWDGVAARRLGVDHIPFDRIGLYEDRWRIRAGDGWRLRGRE
- the fmt gene encoding methionyl-tRNA formyltransferase, whose product is MKRVRCVYMGTAAIACPSLARLLDWPVAEVVGVVTQPDRPAGRHLRLQASPVKQLAVARGIPVLQPERVRDPGFVEALRGWDPDLIVVMAFGQILPPAVLGLPRHGCVNLHASLLPKYRGAAPIQWALVHGETMTGVTLMLMDEGMDTGPILAQRAVAIGPDETAGRLHDRLAELAADSLVESLPDYLGGRLVPRPQPVEGVSYAPRLRKEHGRIDWNLSAVEIERRIRAFDPWPGAFTWWRPVGRAEGSEEGAGKGAAEAGRREGCMVKIWRAVVVEGRGVPGEVLAVEPDGVVVACGQGGLRISEIQREGGRRLPMADFLAGHRIRPGDRFESVPPGADTGGSGG
- a CDS encoding two-component system sensor histidine kinase NtrB; its protein translation is MADGMNEDSGVSATSLGLSEVFRDCLPCGLLAVSPEGRIAWLNAAAARLLGAPAEAWTDRPLADLPAGLRDFLLRAPVTTEEEVRWEIPGRGRFLCQLCSLGEIPAAQPGLRWFTLHDLRPMDQVERELVRMDRLANIGTLAASVAHEIKNALVAVKTYVELAQSGEPAPELGQVALRELKRIETIVLQMLRFTGLPRQQTGQVRLREILEHALRLVQEPLRLKSIRLERRYQTEDDRVIGNEYQLEQAFVNLLINAIESMTSGGTLTLEVVRENPDEPAEALREGGRPPRLRVTVADTGSGIAPEDLPRVFEPFFTTKRDGTGLGLAITRRIFEEHQAAISVESRLHHGTAFHILFPPAAQT